AATCTCCGCTGTGGCTTTTTTTACGGAGGTCATCAGTAGCCGGATGGGATTTTTGGAGATCCCCGCCGCGCTGATAATCGCCGTCATTATAGTTTCCGGCATTCACTCGCGGCTGAAAAAAAACGGTTCAAAAATATCTTTCCGTCCCGTCACGGCGCTATTTGCTTTGTATCTCGTCCTTTACACGGCCTTTCACATGATATGGCCGGCGAAGGGCGCGCGTTTCGTGATACCGATCCTGCCCTTTATTTATTACTTCTTTTTCTCGGCGGTTGGGCGCTGGTATGCCGTTGGAATTTTTGGCAGATTCAGAAAAAAAGCGTTTGGCGTGGCGTCTTCGTCCGCCGCAGGGGCGACGGTAACGGCGCTGCTCCTGGCGATATTCGCCTATCAGAACTATCTGATCCTGATAACGCCTGTGCCTCCGCTCTTTCCTGAGACATTCGCTTATGCGAAAGACAGCAGCAAGCCGGAAGATGTGTTCGTCAGCGAGTCGGCGGAAAGATTTTTTCTCAAAACCGGCGTGAAAACGATTGCGCCACCGCCATATCCCGGAGCCGACGATTTTTATTATTTTCTTATAAGCGAAGGCGTCACGCGGGCGGCTTTTTACCGGAGCCCGGGCCTGTCAACAGAGTACAGCGAATTCCCAACGACTTCATCCGGAGGCATTAAAAGATACGCTTTGTTTCTGGAAAATGCGCTAAGGTTTGAAAAAGAATACGAAAACAAGGATGAGGGGACGATTATTTACCGGCTGAATCAAACTTATGCCGCGAATTTCCAAAAAGCATATGAGATGATGACAGGAGCTTTGAATGATATTAATAAGGAGAAGAAAAATGAAGCCGAGAATAAACTCAAAAAAGCTCTTGTGATATGCCCGTCTATTACAAAAGCTTCTGACAATCTTATGCTCATATATATTGAAAGCGGCCGCTTGGAAGAAGCGGAGGGGCTGATAAAGAAAATTGAAAGAGGGGGAATGGTCTCGCATATCACTCTTTTTCTTGCGGGGGAGCTTTGTGAAAAAGCTGGTAAAAAAGACAGAGCAGCGGAGTATTACAGGCGTTCCGCGAATGAGGCTCTGAAAATCGGCGATCACGGCATATTGAAAGCCGCGCAGGAACGGCTGACAATGTGTCTAATGTCAAGACCTGACCCCACTGCTATTGACAAGTTTGGAGAAACGTATTAAACTTATGTTAGCTCTTAACTCGGGCTAAAAGGAGGTGAGAAAAATGAAACAGACAAAAAAAGGTTTTACTCTGATCGAGCTCATGATTGTTGTCGCAATTATTGGTGTTCTGGCCGCTGTGGCCATTCCTAAGTTCGCGGACTTGATCAGAAAAGCCAATGAGGCCGCTTGTAAGGGACAGCTTGGAGCAGTTCGTAGCGCAATGTCTATTTACTACGGTAACACGGAAGGGGTTTGGCCTCTTACAGCAAATGGTATGTGCCCAACGTATTTACAGGCGATTCCTGATTGTAAATCGGGAGTGGCGGGTATTACTACCACAAACGACTGCGAGACAGAGACTGATGGTAACAATGACATTACCACAATAGCCTCCTACGACGGCGGATGGTGGTACAACTGTGGAACTACTAATCCGGGCGGGACTTTCACTGGTGTTTTTCTTGTAAATGTTACAGCTACCGACACCAAGGGCACTGCGATTCACACATGGTAAGCTGTTAGTGTTTTGTTTTACGGGGGCGGCTTAGGCCGCCCCCGTTTCTTTTATGGTAAAAATTTTCCTCGGAATTTCCTCTCTCGCGGTTTTCCCATTTTTCAGCGACTCATTCTGGGGGGCTAAATATTTTCTGACACTTCTTTCACTGCTTCTTTTATTTTACGAGAGGGGAAATAAAACTCTTTTTTATGATTTGAAAGCTCCTGAAGCGGGTTTTTTAATCGTGATCGTGTCGATCTTTTTGGAGAATTTTAATTTTTTTCAGTTTTTCCGCTTTCTCGCGCCTTTCTGTCTTTATCTATATGTTTCGCGCTCGCCAATATGTGAAGATAAATGCCTTAAAAAAACTGTTATACGCCTGTCGGCTTTGATTTCTTTTCTTGCCGTTATTCAGCAGCTCACAAAATTCAATCCCTTTAACGCGCCCATTCCTTATGTCACATTCGGAAATCCCATGTACCTGGGGGCGTATTTGGCGGCAGTTCTTCCTTTCAGCGCTGATATACTGCTGACTCACCGCCGAAAAAATGAGCCTGTTGGAAATATCCCCGCATCCTTAACAGCTTCGCCCACTTCCAACAGTATTTATTATGAGGCGTTTTTTTCTTTTGCATGCGGCCTCGCGGCTCTTCTTCTTACCAGAAGCCAGTCGGCGTATCTGGGTTTTGCCGCCGCAATGTCTTATCTGCTTTTTAAGAGAACAAAAAAATCAAAAGCGCTGATTATTTTAACGTCAGGCGCTGTTATTTTGGCTCTTCTTTATTTTTCGTTCTTCAAAACGGGTGACAGCGGTTATTCCAATTCTTCGGTAAGGCGTATGAATTATTACAGGACTTCGCTGGAGATGCTCAAAGAAAATCCTCTCACGGGCGTAGGCGCCGGAAATTACAGGGGGAATTACGCTTCATACCGTCTGAAAGCGGGCCTTCCGTATCATATGTCGCCCCAATGGGCTCATTGCGATATTCTGCATTTTATTTGTGAGCTCGGAATTTTCAGAGCCTCTCTTATTTTTCTTTTTGTCCTGACAGTTCTGCTCAAAAAAACGCCGCCGGAACTCGCGCCTTATAAAGCCGGCGTAATGGCACTCATCTTCACATCGCTGACGGCTTTTCCTTTTCAGCGAATTTCAACCGTCTATCTTTTTTTTATTTTTGCCGGAATCATTATGAGAGATGAAAATAATGAAGACGAAAAATACCGTTCCGTTAAAAAAATAGCGGCAATAGCGCTCTCTTTGGCGGCTTTCATATACGCCCTTGTTTTTGCTTATTCTCAGTTGAACTGGAAAAAGGGCGAAAAACTTTTAGAAAGCGGCTCACCCCGCGAGGCAGTCGCGGCTTTTGAAAAGGCGGCAATTGGCGTTCCCGCGGATTACAGAATATGGCAGGACCTGGGCAGGGCGAAATACCGTTCGGGCGATATAGGCGGTAGTTTGAGCGCTTACCGCAGATGTCTTTCTTTATATTTTGACTGGGATATTTGCTACAATACTTCCATCGCCTTTAATGCGGGGGGAAACAAAGTTATGGCGGAAAAATTTATGAAAGAGTTTGAAAAAATCAAAGCGCAATGACAGAAACATTGCCTCTAAACGCTGTCGCTCTTTTTTATGCTTTGATTTTTTTAACAGGCCTTGTATTCGGTTCTTTTCTGAATGTTGTCATATACCGACTGCCTCTGGAAAAATCCATCATCCGTCCGCGGTCATTTTGCCCTGTTTGCGGAGCACCCATAGCTTTTTATGACAATGTTCCTGTTCTAAGTTTTCTTCTGCTTAGGGGAAAATGCCGCTCCTGCTCCGCGAAAATTTCGCCTGTTTACCCTCTCGTGGAACTTCTCACGGGCGTGAGTTTTTTTCTCTCTTTTTATTTTTTCGGGATTTCGTGGAAAGCTCTTGAAATCGCTGTTCTTCTGGCCTCTTCCATTGCCATCACATTCATAGACTTAAAGCACCGAATTATACCCGATGAAATAAATATTTTTCTTTTTGTCTTCGCTGTTTTTCTCCCGAAAGAAATATGGGGCGTTTCTTATTGGCCCGCCGCGGGCCTCTCCGCTCTATCGGGCCTGTCCGCGGGGCTGGTTCTTTTTCTGATAGCTATCGCGGCGGAAAAGATTTTTAAACAGGAAGCTATGGGCATGGGGGATGTGAAGCTCATAACTGCCCTAGGCGCTTTTTCCGGTTTTCATTCCATATTCTGGCTTATTTTTATTTCATCCCTCATAGGTTCCGTCGTCGGCATAGCCGTTAAGCTCCGCAAAAGAGAAAAGGGCTATACAATGATAGCTTTCGGGCCGTATCTTTGCGCCGCCGCAATCATTTATACCCTTTTTGAGCCGCGGCTCAAACTGCTGTTTTGACAATGAAAAATAAATTGTCTCTTGGAATCGTTGCAGTAATAATTCTGGCAGCGGTGCTCATTTTTTTCAGGAGCATTGTTTTCAGCTCGCTGACATTTTTTATGCGTGACACCATCATACAGTTTTTTCCGTGGAGCTTTTTTAAAAGCGCCTGCCTCAGGCAGGGAATCATACCGTTTTGGAATCCTTTTTCTCATTGCGGCATGCCTTTTGCGGCCGCCATGCAGCCTGCTGTTTACTATCCGCCGAACATAATTTTTTATGTCTTGAATTTTGTTTCCGCTTACAAAATCTATATTGTTTTTCACATTTTTATAGCGTTTATCTCAATGTTCCTTCTCATGAGGGAAACAGGGCTTGACGAAGAAGAGTCTTTCCTTTCGGGAATGATTTTCGCCTTTAACGGTTATATTCTTACGAAAATAGAATTTCTGAGCGTCCTTGGAACATCCGTCTGGCTTCCGGCCGCGTTTCTTATTCTTATGAAATCGCGATCAAGAACGGATTTCAAACGGATTTCGGCGCTGGCTCTTGTTTTTGCATTTCAGTTTCTGGCGGGCCATCCGCAGATTCTATTTTATGAACTATTCGCGCTCTTTCTTTATTGCACCGCGGTGTTTTTTTTCACGGAGCAAAAACAGACAAAGCCATTTTTGACATTGACGCTATCGGGCATTCTTGCCCTTATGATAGCGGCAGTTCAGTTTATACCTTCCTTAGAATTTGTTCTGAATTCCATAAGGGGCAGGGGCCTTCCCGGTGAAATTGTAATGACAAATTCTTTTTCGTTGGGAATGTTTATCAATTTCTTTAATCCTTTTTTGAGATACTCAAGTAACGATTGGCCTTACGGCTGTTATGTGGGGATAATCGCTTTTATG
This Candidatus Omnitrophota bacterium DNA region includes the following protein-coding sequences:
- a CDS encoding type II secretion system protein; the protein is MKQTKKGFTLIELMIVVAIIGVLAAVAIPKFADLIRKANEAACKGQLGAVRSAMSIYYGNTEGVWPLTANGMCPTYLQAIPDCKSGVAGITTTNDCETETDGNNDITTIASYDGGWWYNCGTTNPGGTFTGVFLVNVTATDTKGTAIHTW
- a CDS encoding prepilin peptidase; amino-acid sequence: MTETLPLNAVALFYALIFLTGLVFGSFLNVVIYRLPLEKSIIRPRSFCPVCGAPIAFYDNVPVLSFLLLRGKCRSCSAKISPVYPLVELLTGVSFFLSFYFFGISWKALEIAVLLASSIAITFIDLKHRIIPDEINIFLFVFAVFLPKEIWGVSYWPAAGLSALSGLSAGLVLFLIAIAAEKIFKQEAMGMGDVKLITALGAFSGFHSIFWLIFISSLIGSVVGIAVKLRKREKGYTMIAFGPYLCAAAIIYTLFEPRLKLLF